In one Pseudomonas fitomaticsae genomic region, the following are encoded:
- a CDS encoding oxidative damage protection protein — MTRTVMCRKYKEQLEGLERPPYPGAKGQDIFEHVSAKAWADWQKHQTLLINEKRLNMMNAEDRKFLQGEMDKYFSGEEYAQAEGYVPPAE; from the coding sequence ATGACCCGCACCGTAATGTGCCGCAAGTACAAAGAACAACTCGAAGGTCTGGAGCGCCCACCGTACCCGGGCGCCAAGGGCCAGGACATTTTCGAGCACGTCTCGGCCAAGGCCTGGGCCGACTGGCAGAAACACCAGACCCTGCTGATCAACGAAAAACGCCTGAACATGATGAACGCCGAAGACCGCAAATTTCTTCAGGGCGAAATGGACAAGTACTTCTCCGGCGAGGAATACGCTCAGG